In Candidatus Thermoplasmatota archaeon, a single window of DNA contains:
- a CDS encoding peptidylprolyl isomerase — protein sequence MRPSAPLALALAAAILLAGCLGSGPAPGARDGEDDIEIPLEVRFANLTVVLDTSHGEIAIEMLLDKSPVTVANFVQYAENGFYENTIFHRAVVRSNESCIGIVQGGGYTKDLKPKGVNLGPIPLERPRNVSHVEGTVAMARLEEENTATTQFFINAQDSTCLDRAPGYAIFGRVVEGLDVVKRIQGLPTVAREPHANVPAETVTLRRATVHPPVAPQRNLEVASLHEGYKIDPDGRLSLAILVKNLGNATENVTLSATPSDPAIVAAFERATVRVAPREWLPVILRLAAENATAGVANVTVEAKAGALVARHVVTYRVAEVSGAAADAGANGRVKVAYVGLYGNGAVFDSNVPLPKSVRVFPSKNRPQFEPLAVWLGDGAPPAGYINVIPGFRDATLGLKVGETATVRLAPERAFQDGHERLFEVTVLAIEPPT from the coding sequence ATGCGCCCGTCCGCGCCCCTCGCGCTCGCGCTTGCCGCCGCCATCCTCCTTGCCGGGTGCCTCGGGTCCGGGCCCGCGCCCGGGGCCCGCGACGGCGAGGACGACATCGAGATTCCGCTCGAGGTTCGCTTCGCGAACCTGACCGTCGTGCTCGACACGAGCCACGGCGAGATCGCGATCGAGATGCTTCTCGACAAATCCCCTGTGACGGTCGCGAACTTCGTCCAGTACGCCGAGAACGGGTTCTACGAGAACACGATCTTCCACCGCGCCGTCGTGCGCTCGAACGAGAGCTGCATCGGGATCGTCCAGGGCGGAGGGTACACGAAGGACCTCAAGCCGAAGGGCGTGAACCTCGGCCCGATCCCGCTCGAGCGGCCGCGCAACGTGAGCCACGTCGAAGGCACCGTGGCGATGGCGCGGCTCGAGGAGGAGAACACCGCGACGACGCAGTTCTTCATCAACGCCCAGGATTCGACCTGCCTCGACCGGGCCCCGGGCTATGCGATCTTCGGCCGCGTCGTCGAAGGCCTTGACGTCGTGAAGCGCATCCAGGGGCTCCCCACCGTCGCGCGCGAGCCGCACGCGAACGTGCCCGCGGAGACCGTCACCCTCCGGCGCGCGACGGTCCATCCGCCGGTCGCGCCTCAGCGCAACCTCGAGGTCGCCTCGCTCCACGAGGGCTACAAGATCGACCCCGACGGTCGTCTCTCGCTCGCGATCCTCGTGAAGAACCTCGGAAATGCGACGGAGAACGTGACGCTCTCCGCGACGCCGAGCGATCCGGCGATCGTCGCGGCCTTCGAGCGCGCGACGGTCCGGGTCGCCCCGCGCGAGTGGCTCCCCGTGATCCTTCGCCTCGCGGCCGAGAACGCGACGGCCGGCGTCGCGAACGTCACGGTGGAGGCGAAGGCCGGCGCCCTCGTCGCGCGCCACGTCGTCACGTACCGCGTGGCGGAGGTCTCGGGCGCGGCGGCGGACGCGGGCGCGAACGGCCGCGTCAAGGTGGCCTACGTCGGCCTCTACGGCAACGGCGCCGTCTTCGACTCGAACGTGCCGCTTCCGAAGAGCGTGCGCGTCTTCCCGTCGAAGAACCGGCCCCAGTTCGAGCCGCTTGCCGTGTGGCTCGGGGACGGCGCGCCGCCCGCCGGCTACATCAACGTCATCCCCGGCTTCCGCGACGCCACGCTCGGCCTCAAGGTCGGGGAAACGGCGACCGTACGCCTCGCGCCCGAACGCGCTTTCCAGGATGGCCACGAGCGGCTCTTCGAGGTCACGGTCCTCGCGATCGAACCCCCGACGTGA